A region of the Drosophila ananassae strain 14024-0371.13 chromosome XL, ASM1763931v2, whole genome shotgun sequence genome:
TTGCTTTCAGTGCTATTTGATTAAGTTatcatattttaatatttaatttaataaaaatagtaaaaagaACGGACAGCGGACATCCCAACTGCTTTATCgaaaaagaaactgctttaTCGAATTATCTTATCTTTccgaataaaatatttaaaataatacaatttctaaacaaaaaccaagactctttttatattaatttatttattattatattctcTATCCTCTAAAACttgaaattaatgaaattattgaaattaaagttGAAATTCATTTAATAGCGGTATTAAAGCTAGAACCACACAATGATTGACAATCATGACTGGCTATATATGGAATTGTAGGCCCCCAGGGGATCTCAAATACATACGCCCATATTTTTGGATATTTTACCAAATTTTGGATAGAAGATCGTCTAAAATTTTGGGGATGCAGTAGCTCCTTACCTTCACCCGCACAAATGGGGATCCCATTAGCTCGTTGAGGTCGGTCATGATGCTCCTGGTTTGTCGGCTGGTGGTCGGCAGTTTTCGGCTCTCCCACACAGAAATTAACAAACAGACACAGAAAATTTACAGAAACTGAAAATTTGTGTCGAATCTATTTTCACAATGCACTTTTCAATTGCTCCCAGCCAGCCCGCGCACTCTGtattggtgtgtgtgtgtgtgtggagagCGCACTTGTTGGTCTTCCCCCACGATTTGTTCCTTGCGGGGGGGCGGCTTCGGGTTTTGAATccaaaaacaacagcaacaaattaAACAGCCAcagcacaacaacaaaattacACTACAGCACACCCGTATTGCACTTGTTATGTGATAATGCGTGTTCTTTTTTAACAAGTGtatgtgtatgagtgtgtgtgtgtaattgttgaataaaaaaaatatatgtgtaaaaattgtttgtattattttttgtcaCCAGCACAGCAGCTCGACCGATtctaaattaaatcaaaaccGGAATAAGTAAGTTACTAAGGTGAACTGAAGCAGTGTTGTCGGAGGCCCCCCAAAAACTGTCAACGAATGACATTAAAGGCTCCCCATTTGGGGATTTCAAGCCCCAACGCCACACGGTCACACTACGAAAGGCACCCCCCACCGAATAGTGTGAACTTAAAATGTACCAGCTATTTGAAAATATCGTTTTTCAACTGCAGTTCTATGAACGAATTTCAACTTCCATTTTATGTTTTACAGTATTTTGAAAGccttaataatataaaaagattacttatatttcattttattcaatttaaaacgtaaaaaactaaaaaatgttATCGATTATTAGTCCAATTCTTCGTGAATTCCAATTAGACTATTATTCGATATGTTTTAGTACTGTTATCGATCGCGATAACACTCAGCTGTTGTGGTCCATCACTAATATAGCAACAGATTAAGCAGCTGTAGCGGTTGGAGGGAgaattgatatttatttttgttcttcCCCCGCAATTAACGAGATGGCCGGATCGAAACTTCTGAACCAAATAGACAGCATCGACACCAACGATCTTCTCTTTGTGGAAAGGGATCTCAACTTTCCCCAAAAGGTTGTACTCAAAACTCTTCCAAGAATCATGATTCATTTATTTCTATATTCCAGATCAGTCTTTGTTTCCTCCTGTATGGCGATGACCACTCGAGTGCCACGTACATTCTCCAGAAGCTGCTGGCTTTGGCTCCGGTAGCTTGGCAGCCGAGTGATCTTCTGCTGCAATATTCAAAGTCCGGTCCAGACACCTGGCGGAGGCATCTCGTGGAGGCGCTTTGCATTATCGGTGCCCGGCAAGTGATCCGCCGTTTGGGCCTCCGCTGGTCGGAGCTCCGTCTGCACTATCTGCCCCACATCGGTGGCCTGACCCTGCACATACACCCGCTGCTGAAGAGTCTCTACACGATTTGCGAGCAAATGACGGTGGCCCAGAGCGGTCGGCTAGTCCTGGACGTCGGCGAGAAGGTGGCGCGACAGCAGGAGGGCGCTGGCGATCCTATGCACTTCAATGATCCCGCCTACCTGGAAATATATCTGTTGGACTGGCTGACGCGGAAAGCGATCAAGCTGGGCGACATCAATACCAACGGCAGCGATGTCCAGCTGCTGATCGAGCACCTGAAGTTCAATGATCTGCAGGAGCAGGCCAAACTCCTGATCGACACGATCAACAGCAATGCCCGGGATGAGCCGGCAACCTCAAGGACCGCCAGCCCACCACGGACGACCGTGAAGCAGGAAACCCTGACGGACAGTCAGCGGAattccgcatccgcatccacCTTCGTGCCACGAAATGGCGTTCAGCTGAGTCGGGACAACGCCGGCATCTGTCTAATCATTAATCAAAGGAAATTCCACCGTAATGTTGACGATAATCTTAAGGTAAGTGAACCACAAGCTAAAGAATCTATCTTACATTTCATTCCCCGCAGAAATACCTATCTCCCAAGCCACTAGCCCAACGCCTGGGCACGGATGTGGACGAGCAGTCGCTGAGAAAGGTCTTCTCCGCGATGGGCTATAAGGTGGAGTCGCACCACAACATCGATCACATGGAAATGGTCCATCTAATGCGCAGTGCCACCGAGCGATCCCTGCTCAACGATTCGATTGTGGTGTGTATCCTAAGTCACGGCTTCGAGGGAGCTGTCTACGGAGCGAATAGCATCGCCCTGAGTATCCCAGAGATCGAGAATGTCCTGTGCAGCGAAGCGAACGTGTACGACAAGCACAAGCTGCTGATCATACAGGCGTGCCAGGACAACAACCGGAGGCAGCAAGGAATGCCGGTAAGTTGGACATGGTGTTCTGTTTCTAGTTTTAGGAAACTAATCTTGATCCACTTTCCAGTTCAAGTTAGATGCCACCACGAGTGAGCCGGGCCAGCATATGCATATGGTGCGAGTGATGCCAGTATCCGGATTCCCAGCCCTGCGACACACCCATACGGGCAGCTGGTTCATCCAGTGCCTGTGCGAGGCTCTAGTTCAACATTCCGACAGGTAAGTCTCcactttatattaaaattgtaCACAAATTaatgtaattattattaatccTATGTCCAGCAAACACTTTGTTGACATTCTGACCATCGTCACCCATGAAGTGGCGAAGAAACGTGGCGACAACAACGAATCCATGCTCCTTAGCTCCAACATATGCTTGGTGCAGAACTTCTACCTGCCGCCAAGGATCTCACCATCGTAGTGCAATTACCAATTCTGTGAATTTGACCCTTAAAGTGCTTTCTATACAAAATTTATTCTCTAAACCTTAAATTCTTGTTTGGTTAATGATCTTGTGACCATTTGGCGTAAAACAGATTTATTTTCGATTACTTCGCAGTAGATTATCTAAGAACAACTTATAATatacttttaaaattaattaaaggaTCTggttattttttcgattttttgatgGCCTTTTTGGACGTCTCCTTGGGCTTCTTCGCCGACTTCTCTTCCGGCTTGGCTTCTCCTGCTCCCTTCTTGGTCTTCTTCAAAGTATCCTTTTTCTCTGTCTCTTTCGCAACCTTCTTGGCCTTCTTGGTGGAATCCTTTGGCTTCTTCAGGGTCTTCCCTTCCTGCTCCTCTTCGACCTCCATTTCCTCAACTTCGTTCTCTTTCTTTGTCTTCTTGCCCTTTTTGGCGGAATCCTTTCCTCCTTGCTTCTTCGCTGGCTTCTTTTTCTGCTTAgcttcctcctcctcttcttcGTCCACCTCCATCTCTTGCTCCTCTTCGTCGGCTTCTTCCTCCTTTCCATTCACCTTCTTCTGAGGCTTCTTGGCCAGCACCTTGACCTTTTCCAGGAGCTGGGCCCGCTTGGCGCCGCCCTGGGCCAGAATCTTCTGGAGCAACTGCAGCTCCTTGGGACTGCTCTTGTCCGACTCCTCCAGTTGTGCGACATACCGGGCCAGCTGCTTTTCGAACTCCTTGGCATCGGAGGAGCCCTTCACCTGGAGAGCCGCCTCCAGACGGCGGAACTGTTCGCTGAGGAGTTTGAGAATCTGAGCGCGTCGCAGACTTCGGGTTTTGGCCACATCCAAGTGGGAAACCAGCAGCACAGCCAGCGGGGCTACTCCGGCCCACTGGCCCGCTTGGAACAGAGCCTCGAAACTGGCCAGGGACAAGCGGCTCCTGCGGTTGGCCACCCACAGCTCCAAGAACTCGACGAGCAGCGGCCAGACAGCGCTCTTCTTCGGCTCCTCGTTCACCGATCCCTGGCTGACCAAATAGGCGAAGCACTTATCCCGCCAGACGGTTATCTCCGCCTTGGATTGGCGGCTGGACTGTTGTTGCTTCTTCTTGTCTTGCTTCTCCTCATCCACTTGCTCCTCGCCGGTGCTCATAAGCTCCTCAATGGCCTCCAGAATGGGTGCCTTGTCCGGTTTCGATTCAAAGTCAATGTTCTTGGTGAGTAGCTTCTTTAAAAGTTTCAGGCTAGCCTCTCGGAGAGACTGCAGCTTGGTGTCGGTGATGCTGTGACTGAATACCTGGAAGACGCAAAGAAGTACATCCAGGATCACGGCCTGGGTCGGCTTTTGGGTGGAGAACAGATCGAGCAAGTCCAGGGCACGGATGCGGAAGTGCAGCAAACTGGTGTTGTCGATGCGCTCCGACTTGGTGGGTCGCTGCTTGGCCAGGGACTTTCCAGACTTCGGTTTGAACAGCTGGAAGGATCGCTCCAGGGCGGCGTTCAAGCGCTGACCCTGCTCCTCGTCGACATCGTTCCAATCCACGCTGCTGGCATCGTCTTCGGCTTCGCCCTCAGCCACTAGAGCTTGACGAACGCTCTCCCGGATTTGGGCCAACTGGgactcctcctcgtcctcccCGCCATCCTCATCGTCGTCTTCCTCCTCATCCCCATCGTCTTCGGAATCCTCTTCGTCCGAATCATCGCTAGAGTCCttctcttcctcctcctcctcttcgcccTCCTCATCGCTTTCCTCCTCGTCGGCGTTTTTCTTGCTCAAGGGATTCTTGTTCATGTTCAGCACCTCCAAGATCTGCTCCAAGTTGCTTGTCCTCAGATGGGGAATCAGGGCGGAGGCCACCAGGTTGACAAACTCGCGCCAGAAGTGACCAGTTTGCAGGAGCAACTGCAGAAGGGCATCTGTGAGGACGTCCTGCCAGTCGGGCTCTTCCCCACCAGCCTTTAAAGAGAAACAAGGTATAAGATTAGCTAGAGACTGGAGAGATAGCTTCAATACCAaccttcttctttttcttgtccACGGCGTTCTTGCGACAGATGATCAGATCATCCAGCACGGCAACTGGGAGGTTACTCTTCGTGCACAGCGCCAAGGCAACGAAAAGGATTAACGCCTCGAAGCTCTGGGCCACCACGTCCGACTCCTCGCTGGGCTTGGTCAGCAGCTTCTCCACATGCGGCCAGAGCTTCTGGAGAGCCTCATCCCGCTGGTTGAGCAACTTGGTCTCGGCATCTGCCTTCGACAACTGCTTGTTGAGGAAGCCAAGGTTTTTCTGAAGCAACTGGCACAGGGCGGGCAGACCTGGGCACTTGTGCAGCAAGCTGCCGAGGAAGATCTCCTCGCAGCGCGCCGAGCACTGACGACTGAAGGCGCTGGCCTCGCTGGCCGCGCACGGCTCCAGGCTGCCATCCAAGTGGAAAAGCCCGGCGAGCATCAACTGGCGCAGCTGCTTGTTGCGCCATTTGCTCTCCTTCTCGGCCAGCTGGGCATTCTGGAGGATGAAGTGCATCTGGTTGAGGCAGTAGGACCGGTTCAGCTTCTCCTCGTCGCCCAAAGTGGTCAGCTTCGTCTGATAGAACTCGTACAGGGTCTTGAGACTCTCAACGCCAAGGAAACCGATGACCTGTTGACTGAAACGGGGCAAGTTAATCACCAGATCTACTTGGAGCCTCTCCTCCAGGAATTTCTGGAACAACTGCAGCTTGGTCTCCTCCTTCTTCAGCTGCTTCTCAAAGGCCAGCAGCAGGGAGCCTTCGAACTTGTAGACGATTTCGCGAAGCTCCTTTTGGGACGGCTTCTTGGCTTCGCTCTTGTCCCCCTTGACACTGGACAGCTCCTGGAGCAGGAACTTTATTGTGGTCGGGGCGAAGAGATCCAAAATAGGTTGCTCGTCCTCTTCGGCAAAGTTAAGGATGATGTGGCCGAGAACCTGGATCACACAAGCCTTCGCCGAGTTGAATTTGATCGGCTGCTTGGCGTCTACAAACTGCTGCCAAGCGGAGAGCAGCTCCTGCCCGCCGGAGGCTATGAATCTGGCGAGTCGCGAGTAGACACCGTCACTGTGGATCGTCGAGCCGGCGATGTAGAGCTCGAAGAGCTGTTCATATTGAGGCTTTTTGGTCCATAGACTGGACAAGAGCTGCTTGCGTCCTAGAATGGCTGGATAGGCCAGGTGTATGGACAACAGGACATCGCAGGTGTTCACCTTGAGAGCACTAAGGGACTTATTCAAGTGCGACTGCAACAGGGGCCAGACTTGTTCCTCGAAAATCTCGGCAGGAAGCTGAAAAACAGAGTTTTCAATCCAGATTTTGTTTTCAAAAGATATATGAGGCTCTACCCACCTTCTTGAAAGAACCCGCCAGTATATCGGAGCACATGGACACCAAATACTCTCGCCCCTTCAGCTGGGACACTAGGATCTCATAAACGGAAGCCACCAGCTTCGGGTTTGGCTCCTCCATGAACTGTGGCGTTTGCACGATGCAAAAAGCGGTAACCAGCTGGCCTACGGCCGCCAGTGTGTCTTCCTTGCCCTTCTGCTGACTTCCCACGGCCAGGTCCTTCTTTAGGGTGGCCAGGACTTCGAGGGCATCTATTCCGGGCACGGAACTCAGGATGCAGTGAATGTAGCTGGCGGCCTGTGCCACTGATTTGATGTCATCGGCACCCGTGGAACGGATCAGGCGCTTAAGCACATAGGAACAAGTAGCTGTACGCTGGGGAATGTTGGTATCATCCCGGAGCAACACGATCAGGGAATTGATTATCTTCTGGGACAATGGACTGGTCTGGAGCTTCTTGAAGACTACGAACACAGCTTTGTTGATGTCCGAGAGCTTCAGGGCATTGTTGGGGGTGTTCTCCTTCTCCTCAGTCGGCTGATACTCGGCAGAAACCTTTACAATCTTGGCTGGCTTCACTGCTTCGTCCTCGGACTTCACGGATTTTGAACGTTTGCGATCTGCTTTGTCCTTTATTTTGGGTTTTCCGCCATTGGCAATGTTTTTTCCTGTCTTGACTTTCATTTTAATAATGCtgttaagttattttatttaatttatttgctgGGAATGTATTCCCAATTCAAACGACGAGCACGTTGTTCAAGCGACGTTCCGATTAGAGATGACAAGTTGACGGTTAATTTTTGGCAGAAGTATTCGATATTTATCGATAGTTatctctttttttaaatttgaaatttgaatttattttattttcagttaatttaatataaaactatatatataaaatagtataaaataaatacacattcacccttttttttaaaacacacCTTGtatgccttttttttattacaaaatctAAATATTTTGGGTTCTCAAGATACATTCattaatattcaaaatttgtggTTAttcattttcttatatttctACATTCTTCACTAGAAATACCTAAAATAAATGCGTCAAAGCCGCTAAACGGATTTTGAAATCTGGTTCTTGGACCAGGACTTGGACCATTGGACTGAAGGCAGTCACATTTTTGATATACCGTCTGAGTGTATGCcgtatttgatattttttgtatacaaTATGTAAAGAGTCTATAACATTTAGAGGTTTATGAGATATTTGCAGCTAGCCAAATATATTTGTTTGGCAGTTGGATGAGCATGTTTATGTATGAGCCTACATATGTGCGTAAAAATATTCGTAatcttaaaacaaaaatatcaaCATAATtaggaattaaaaaataacaaaacacTTTGAATCTGTTAAACTAGTTTCAGAAATCAGTTAAGAGCGCTCACTTTCTTAAAAAGAACAAAGAAAAGCTTTATAAAAGTGGAAGTAAATCAAGACAGTCTTCTGGCAAGTGAGCATCTAGAGATTCTCGCTGGAAACCTATCAGGTTCGATCGTATGGCCCATAGAACTCGGCCTGGCTCGGATCTCACGCCGACCACCGCAGCTTTTGGAGCTCAATCTGACCCTCCAGAGTTTTGGCCAAGTAGATGACCAGCAACTGGACGAGGGCGATGCCCAGAGCGACAGCGGCAATCAAGTACAGATTTCTTTCAGCCCAGACGCGAACAATCTCGATGCAGCCACTGGTCCAGATGCGTTTCCTTGCCTCCGGCACGGGTGCCTCCTGGACACCATATCCGCACATGATGTTCACCAGGCCGGACGAGATGTCGGTGGCATTGATGCAGCAACTGTAGGGCACACCACACTTCTCCACCGACGGCGACGAGCAgttgaaatactcattcttgCTCCAGTCCTGGTAGCCGGCATTGCTCAGCCCACAGCACTTGAACTCCTGCTGGGCAAAGTCGATGAAGTTCTGCAAGTCTGGATCATCGCGGTACGAGTGGATGATCTTGTCAGCAAACTGTTTCTCTAGGAAGGTGTTCATGTACTGCGGAAACACGAAGCAGACGATGGCTGGACAGATGCGAGATGAAGGAAAGAGAAAGTTGAAGAGTGAAAAAGGTATGAAGACGAATAACGACTGTGACTCACCGATGGCCATTTCCATGAGGAAGAAGAGCAGCAAACAGAACGAGTAAAACTTTAATAGTCAGGTGTTCTCCCTAAGTGCCCCCAAGCAGCCGGAGAGGCTCACCACGAAGATGACGATTCCGGTGATGATCATCACCAGGGAGATGTTGAAGATGACATCGTAGATGGTTTCCAGTCGTACCCAGCCGTtgccttcctcccacttgtcCTTGAACGCGTACACGCCGATCCCGAGAAGCAATCCGCCGAACAGCCAGAATATGAAGTTCAGCAGGAAGATCATGTACTTGACGCAGACGCTCACGTATGTGAAGTTATGGAGGGGATGCATCTCATGCAGCTCTATTCCGCTGTAGCCCCGACTTCCAATCACGACACCCACTCCGCCACTGCCGCCTCCTTGATACCTGTAGTTACTCATCTCCGGCCGGAATCCTTTTCACAGTTTCAGGATCTGTTAGATATCGGTTGTCTCTAttataggtttcccacgcTTTGATATAAATAATTATCCTTTTTTAGACTGTTACTTTTAATTAAGAACACCGCCTTGGTAAACAACTTTTAAATTTCACGAAACAAAGATAAAATGTGTAAATATTTACGGTATAGTGTTGGAAAATGGAAGTCACAGTGTGACCAGTCGATTAGTTTTTTGGGGTTTCCTTAGACCATCTGATTTGGGGAGGACTCAACACTGAACTAcaagctttttaaaaataagcttCAAACAGCgacaaaattattatttatgttcTATTCTGAatgtatgtatttattataaaagtgtttgaattaaaaattatagggATAGTTCTTTAATCTAccctttttgaatttttttcagaattaTTACTATTACTGATCCCCCTTCAATGATCCCCACTTTTACCCACTGGATGATCCCCATTAGTTTGTTGGCAAGTGCCCAATTCTTCCGCTATCATCCAGAAGCGACAAGCTCTAAACAAGTCGATTAAACTGCCCGGCAATATCATTTCGGCGATGACCTTTGAGCCGGTACAACGTCTGGACGGATCTGCTCTATATAACGCTAATGAATCAGCCTTCAGTCGATAGGGAGCATGCAAATAGCCGGCAAGGAGAGCAGTGCGGATAGCGGTGCGGTAGTTGGAGTCCAACTGTCGGATAAGGAATCGATAAGCAATCAGTTGATACCGGCATTGGCAATCTCACCAAAAAACCTACAGCAACAAGCGTATTTAATTGCTATTAGCGATTTCAGTTGCATTTCGACGCCATGAACTTTCTGCTGCGCTTCATGATCTTCTGCCTGGATCCCCTGGGCCTGGGCAGGCGGTTCTTCGTCCGGCCCGCCCTCAATCTGGCGTGGAACGTGTACGATCGAGTGCGTAGCAAGGCGGACGAGAAGGTGGGCACTGTGCGGGAATTGGTCCTCCGGCTGGGTCTCATCGCCTTCGCCGTGGTCCTCATCATCTGGCTGGCGGTGTTCATGTACGCCGCCTTCTACTACGTCTACATGCCGGCTATTTCCCACACACGTCCGGTTCACATGCAGTTCAAGTGAGTATCCGAATGGGAGTCCCCATAAGCCCCTAATAATCTTGATAATCTCTTGCAGAACCTGCCTGGAAACGAGCACACCCTGCACCTTCCCCCACGCCCATGTTTCGCTGACCAAGAAGCAACAGCTGCTGATGGTGGGTCAGGCCTACAAGGTTATCGTCAACATAGATATGCCGGAATCGCCCCAGAACCTGGAGCTGGGCATGTTCATGGTCTGTGCCGAGATGCGTGACTATGACTCCATGCTGCGTGGTCACTCCTGCCGCTCGGCCATGATGCGCTACCGTTCGCCCCTGATCAGGATGATCTCGACGTGGGCCTTGAGTCCACTCTATGTGCTTGGATGGAAGGAGGAGTTCCAGCAGGTGCCGGTGGAGATATTCTCGAGATACCTGGAGGAACGCCAGCACCCAATTACGGATGTCTATGTGGAGATCCAGTCGCAGAAGATCCAGTTCTATACCGTGACCCTGCACATAGTGGCCGATTTTACCGGTTTGCGATACATCATGTTCAACTGGCCCGTCCTGTCGGCCATAGTGGGTATGTTGGTGAAGAGAGAGACCCCCCCCCGGGATGACCGCTAAtcctttttccattttccagcCATTAGCACCAATCTGTTCTTTATACTGGTCATCTTTCTGCTCAGCTGGTACCACTGGTCCGACGCCAGCTGGCTGCACAGCCTGCAAATCAAGTACGCCCGGCTCACGGACACGCTGCACTCCTCCGCCACCGCTGCAGCCGGCAGCGTGATCCTCACCGGCCGTAGCAGGAAGAtcaagagcagcagcagcagcagcagcctgcACGACGACCTGGACGATCTGGGTGTGGTGTCGGCCTATGCCTCGGACGCTGACAAGTCCGATATCGTTGACGTGAGCGGTGGCCATGGCGATCCTCTGGCCGATTCCGATGCCGATGATCTGCTGGTGGCCAAGTCGGATGCTGAAAAGTCCaaggatcaggattctctgcGACGGCGTCACCCCAAAAAGAAGACAACTGCGGACCATTGATGAGTAGAATCTAGTTGAGAGGAATCTTGGTCAGGATCAGGATTATCAATTACCACCGAAGACAGCCGATTCAGTCCACCGCCCATGTGACGCTTGAGCCAAAGACTAAATAGGTTATATTCCAGACATAATCGTAGGAGGCGTAGTAGGTTAGTTATTCCGGCTGCCATCTGAAGTATTCCGGCAATATATTCCGTATATCGCCATAGTCCCATACTTTAAGcagcttttttaaaaaaaggataggagattatgcattttttcttaaaaaacaagagTGTAAAGAAAGCAGGACTTCTTTAAGGACATGCCTTCTATAAGGATTTGAATGTTTCCCAAGGCATTCCGAcattgttttatattttaagcaCAAATACTTATTTTATCAACTATCAAGTTTTAAGATTAGATAATCCCAAGACATAAATGGAACTTTGAAGTAAT
Encoded here:
- the LOC6504601 gene encoding myb-binding protein 1A, with product MKVKTGKNIANGGKPKIKDKADRKRSKSVKSEDEAVKPAKIVKVSAEYQPTEEKENTPNNALKLSDINKAVFVVFKKLQTSPLSQKIINSLIVLLRDDTNIPQRTATCSYVLKRLIRSTGADDIKSVAQAASYIHCILSSVPGIDALEVLATLKKDLAVGSQQKGKEDTLAAVGQLVTAFCIVQTPQFMEEPNPKLVASVYEILVSQLKGREYLVSMCSDILAGSFKKLPAEIFEEQVWPLLQSHLNKSLSALKVNTCDVLLSIHLAYPAILGRKQLLSSLWTKKPQYEQLFELYIAGSTIHSDGVYSRLARFIASGGQELLSAWQQFVDAKQPIKFNSAKACVIQVLGHIILNFAEEDEQPILDLFAPTTIKFLLQELSSVKGDKSEAKKPSQKELREIVYKFEGSLLLAFEKQLKKEETKLQLFQKFLEERLQVDLVINLPRFSQQVIGFLGVESLKTLYEFYQTKLTTLGDEEKLNRSYCLNQMHFILQNAQLAEKESKWRNKQLRQLMLAGLFHLDGSLEPCAASEASAFSRQCSARCEEIFLGSLLHKCPGLPALCQLLQKNLGFLNKQLSKADAETKLLNQRDEALQKLWPHVEKLLTKPSEESDVVAQSFEALILFVALALCTKSNLPVAVLDDLIICRKNAVDKKKKKAGGEEPDWQDVLTDALLQLLLQTGHFWREFVNLVASALIPHLRTSNLEQILEVLNMNKNPLSKKNADEEESDEEGEEEEEEEKDSSDDSDEEDSEDDGDEEEDDDEDGGEDEEESQLAQIRESVRQALVAEGEAEDDASSVDWNDVDEEQGQRLNAALERSFQLFKPKSGKSLAKQRPTKSERIDNTSLLHFRIRALDLLDLFSTQKPTQAVILDVLLCVFQVFSHSITDTKLQSLREASLKLLKKLLTKNIDFESKPDKAPILEAIEELMSTGEEQVDEEKQDKKKQQQSSRQSKAEITVWRDKCFAYLVSQGSVNEEPKKSAVWPLLVEFLELWVANRRSRLSLASFEALFQAGQWAGVAPLAVLLVSHLDVAKTRSLRRAQILKLLSEQFRRLEAALQVKGSSDAKEFEKQLARYVAQLEESDKSSPKELQLLQKILAQGGAKRAQLLEKVKVLAKKPQKKVNGKEEEADEEEQEMEVDEEEEEEAKQKKKPAKKQGGKDSAKKGKKTKKENEVEEMEVEEEQEGKTLKKPKDSTKKAKKVAKETEKKDTLKKTKKGAGEAKPEEKSAKKPKETSKKAIKKSKK
- the LOC6504896 gene encoding caspase-8 produces the protein MAGSKLLNQIDSIDTNDLLFVERDLNFPQKISLCFLLYGDDHSSATYILQKLLALAPVAWQPSDLLLQYSKSGPDTWRRHLVEALCIIGARQVIRRLGLRWSELRLHYLPHIGGLTLHIHPLLKSLYTICEQMTVAQSGRLVLDVGEKVARQQEGAGDPMHFNDPAYLEIYLLDWLTRKAIKLGDINTNGSDVQLLIEHLKFNDLQEQAKLLIDTINSNARDEPATSRTASPPRTTVKQETLTDSQRNSASASTFVPRNGVQLSRDNAGICLIINQRKFHRNVDDNLKKYLSPKPLAQRLGTDVDEQSLRKVFSAMGYKVESHHNIDHMEMVHLMRSATERSLLNDSIVVCILSHGFEGAVYGANSIALSIPEIENVLCSEANVYDKHKLLIIQACQDNNRRQQGMPFKLDATTSEPGQHMHMVRVMPVSGFPALRHTHTGSWFIQCLCEALVQHSDSKHFVDILTIVTHEVAKKRGDNNESMLLSSNICLVQNFYLPPRISPS
- the LOC6504600 gene encoding LOW QUALITY PROTEIN: tetraspanin-33 (The sequence of the model RefSeq protein was modified relative to this genomic sequence to represent the inferred CDS: substituted 1 base at 1 genomic stop codon), with the translated sequence MSNYRYQGGGSGGVGVVIGSRGYSGIELHEMHPLHNFTYVSVCVKYMIFLLNFIFWLFGGLLLGIGVYAFKDKWEEGNGWVRLETIYDVIFNISLVMIITGIVIFVVSLSGCLGALRENTXLLKFYSFCLLLFFLMEMAIAIVCFVFPQYMNTFLEKQFADKIIHSYRDDPDLQNFIDFAQQEFKCCGLSNAGYQDWSKNEYFNCSSPSVEKCGVPYSCCINATDISSGLVNIMCGYGVQEAPVPEARKRIWTSGCIEIVRVWAERNLYLIAAVALGIALVQLLVIYLAKTLEGQIELQKLRWSA
- the LOC6504898 gene encoding seipin → MNFLLRFMIFCLDPLGLGRRFFVRPALNLAWNVYDRVRSKADEKVGTVRELVLRLGLIAFAVVLIIWLAVFMYAAFYYVYMPAISHTRPVHMQFKTCLETSTPCTFPHAHVSLTKKQQLLMVGQAYKVIVNIDMPESPQNLELGMFMVCAEMRDYDSMLRGHSCRSAMMRYRSPLIRMISTWALSPLYVLGWKEEFQQVPVEIFSRYLEERQHPITDVYVEIQSQKIQFYTVTLHIVADFTGLRYIMFNWPVLSAIVAISTNLFFILVIFLLSWYHWSDASWLHSLQIKYARLTDTLHSSATAAAGSVILTGRSRKIKSSSSSSSLHDDLDDLGVVSAYASDADKSDIVDVSGGHGDPLADSDADDLLVAKSDAEKSKDQDSLRRRHPKKKTTADH